Proteins from one Xenopus tropicalis strain Nigerian chromosome 1, UCB_Xtro_10.0, whole genome shotgun sequence genomic window:
- the btf3 gene encoding transcription factor BTF3 — protein sequence MKETIMNQEKLAKLQAQVRIGGKGTARRKKKVVHRTATADDKKLQFSLKKLGVNNISGIEEVNMFTNQGTVIHFNNPKVQASLAANTFTITGHAETKQLTEMLPSILNQLGADSLTSLRRLAEALPKQSVDGKAPLASGEEEDDEVPELVENFDEASKNESV from the exons ATGAAAGAGACAATCATGAATCAAGAAAAGTTAGCCAAACTGCAAGCACAAGTGCGCATTGGTGGAAAG gGGACAGCCCGCAGAAAGAAGAAGGTTGTGCACAGAACAGCAACTGCCGATGATAAGAAACTGCAGTTCTCTCTGAAAAAACTTGGAGTGAATAACATCTCTGGCATAGAGGAG GTGAATATGTTTACAAACCAAGGAACAGTTATTCACTTTAACAACCCCAAAGTCCAGGCTTCCTTGGCTGCCAACACATTTACCATTACTGGGCATGCTGAGACCAAGCAGCTTACGGAGATGCTGCCCAGCATTTTAAATCAGCTTGGAGCAGACAGCCTTACCAGCTTGCGGAGACTTGCAGAGGCCTTGCCTAAACAAT CTGTGGATGGGAAAGCACCACTAGCTTCTGGGGAGGAAGAAGATGATGAAGTACCAG AACTGGTTGAGAACTTTGATGAGGCTTCAAAGAATGAATCGGTCTGA
- the ankra2 gene encoding ankyrin repeat family A protein 2 isoform X1: MSSLSNLESSEELTGEECVSFCLSSMPDIKVEHVMDSNPEEGSAQNVAMGMKFILPNRFDMNVCSRFVKSLNEEESKNIQDQVNSDLEVASVLFKAECNIHTSPSPGIQVRHVYTPSTTKHFSPIKQSTTLTNKHRGNEVSTTPLLVNSLSVHQLAAQGEMVYLASRLEQENVVNLTDEEGFTPLMWAAAHGQIAVVEFLLQNGADPQVLGKGRESALSLACSKGYTDIVKMLVECGVDVNEYDWNGGTPLLYAVHGNHVKCVKILLENGADPTIETDSGYNSMDLSVALGHRSVQQVIETHLLQLLQSIKE; the protein is encoded by the exons ATGTCCTCTTTAAGTAACCTGGAGAGCTCAGAGGAGCTGACAGGAGAGGAGTGTGTCAGCTTCTGCCTGTCCAGCATGCCTGATATCAAGGTGGAGCATGTGATGGACTCAAACCCTGAGGAAGGCTCAGCCCAGAATGTAGCCATGGGAATGAAATTTATTTTGCCAAACAGATTTGATATGAACGTGTGCTCTCGCTTTGTAAAGTCTCTGAACgaagaagaaagcaaaaataTACAGGACCAGGTTAACTCTGACCTGGAAGTGGCATCTGTCCTTTTTAAAG CTGAATGCAATATCCATACGTCTCCCTCGCCTGGAATCCAGGTTCGACATGTCTACACACCCTCTACAACGAAACATTTCTCTCCAATCAAACAGTCAACCACTCTTACAAATAAACACCGGGGCAATGAGGTATCCACAACCCCCCTGCTGGTGAACT CTCTGTCTGTTCACCAGCTGGCTGCCCAAGGAGAAATGGTTTATTTGGCCAGCCGTCTGGAACAGG aaaatgtgGTCAACCTTACTGATGAAGAAGGTTTCACACCTCTCATGTGGGCTGCAGCACATGGGCAGATAGCTGTGGTAGAGTTTCTTCTCCAGAAT GGAGCAGATCCTCAGGTCCTTGGAAAAGGTCGGGAAAGTGCGTTATCGTTGGCCTGCAGCAAAGGTTATACGGATATTGTCAAAATGCTTGTAGAGTGTGGTGTGGATGTCAATGAATATGACTGG AATGGAGGCACTCCTCTGCTCTATGCAGTTCATGGAAATCATGTGAAGTGTGTGAAGATCCTCTTGG AAAATGGTGCAGACCCAACTATCGAAACAGACTCTGGGTATAATTCCATGGACTTGTCTGTAGCTCTTGGCCATAGAAGTG ttCAGCAAGTAATTGAGACTCATCTGTTGCAACTTCTTCAAAGTATCAAAGAATAA